From the genome of Sulfurimonas paralvinellae:
CAGAACAAATGCTACAGGCTGTGACCAGATTATCCAGTGAGAGATACCGCCTGCCTGATAATTATTAAAGTCAATTAATGAAAGTGAACCGACCATCATAATAGGTGCAAGCAGCGCAAGACCTGTGACAACTTCATAAGAGATAAAGACCGCTGCAGTACGTGCAGCTGAGATCAATGAAAACTTATTTGCAGATGCCATACCACCAAGAAGCGGTCCGTAAAGTCCAACTGCCATCATACCGAGAATATAAAGAATACCAATGTTCACATCCGCTACAATCGGGTGAACTTCATACCCAAAAATTTCAAAAGGAGGTAGGAATGGAATTGCAGCAGATGCCATAAAAGCAGTTGCTGCAGTAATTGCAGGTGCAATTTTAAAGATAGGACCAACTACATTGCTCGGGATGATATCTTCTTTTGTGAAAAGTTTGATACCATCGGCAGCCACCTGTAAAAGTCCGTATGGACCAACATTCATCGGCCCTAAACGGCGCTGCATAAATGCAAGAACCTTACGTTCAAAATATGTACCGATACCGGCTAACGCTGAGAATATAAGTAGAATTACAACGACTTTGATTATCGTTTCAATTAAATATGCTGTATCCATATATTACACCTTTTCTATCGAAGCTGAGTTAAAGCGGTAACCGCTAAAAAGTGCTTCTGAATTTAGATTTTTATCAAAAGTAGGCAGAACTACGATTGAACCTTCAATTTTGTTATCACTCACTACATTTGCGGACAATTCGCCATTTGCAGTTGTGATTTTCACAGTATCACCTTCATTGAAGTCAGAATTTGATAAGAACTCTTCACTCATATAGATACCACTCACCTCATCAAGCTCCGTCGTTTTGTATGTAAACGGCGTAAACTGTCTTACAGGATTTGCTAAATAAATTATACTACCTTCAAGCTTGTCATCCCTGAATTTATCAACACTTTCATCACCAGATGTCTCGACTGCTACATTTTCTAACACATAACCGCGCATTTCCGTACCGTCGTTTTCATAATGATTTGGAAGATTATCGAACTCCTCAGCTTTAAATCCGACAGCCGTAGGAAGTTCTACTGTATAGTCAATAACATTCTCAGCTTCAAATCCAAGTGCATTGGCAATATCATTAAGCTCATACCCATTGTAACCGATCGCTGCATTTGTAGGGTTGACACGCTTGTTAACACTTGTTAATGTACCCTCTTGCTGATTGATAGCCGGCATATCCAGATCACCGTCACCAAGTCCTGAAAGTACAAAATCGCCATCAGTGTTATAGCCTACGGTGTAGCTGCCTTTTTCATCATCAAGTTCACAGATAAGGCTTACACCAAGTGTATTTGTTAAGGTTGGAATCATTACAAGTTCAAATGCCGTATATTTCTCAACCAAAGCGACAAGACGGGCAAGATTTTTAGAGTTTGGATGTGTATAGAGATCCGGTCCGACCATAAGAGCGAACGTCTCTTTTTTCTTCAGATTTTTTTCCAAAGTTTCCATAAACTTATCATCTGCCCCAAGAATTTCCAAGAGTTTGTTATCATCAACGACAATCTCTTTTTTTACTTTTGTAGAGACCATTTTAGATTTTTCTATTTCGACTTCTTCCTCTTCACCTGTCTCTTCATTGACTTTGATCTCTTTGACGATCTCAACTACTTTTTCTTTGACGACCTCTTCAATTTCAATTGTTTTAGAAGAGTGAAAACCTGCTAAATAACTAACGATGTCAGCAGGCAGTTTTTCTTTATCTCCAAATAGATCAAGTAATAGATAAAGTGCCGTCTCTTCTTGAAGCGGTGCATGCTGCACTGTCATAATAGACTTCCCAAGACCTTCTATAATAGGATCTTTGACAGGATGGAAATAGAGTCCGGCACCTTTACTTACAGTAAGAGAATTGTTCAGTGCATAGCGTGCATTTGGATTATCTGACTTGAGTGCTGAACCGATAGAGACGATAAAATTCGTTGTGTGAACACGTTCAAGGTCTGAACTGTAAAGTTTTGTACCGCTTATCTCAGAGTAATCATTCAAAAATGTCTGGAAAGCCTTCGCTTCAGGGTTGACAAGCTTATAACCGAATTTCTCTTTCATTTTCTGTAGAAGCAGTGCTTCTTCATTAGTGATTGTCGAAGTAAAAGCGATCGTATCTGCTTTTTTGAATGCTTCTATGGCTGCATTGAATGCATTTTCATCTCTAACAGCATCGGCATTTTGATAATCAAATCCGTAACGTCCCGCACCGCAAAGTGAAACGTAGTTCCACTCATTCATCACACGGTAGATCTTATCTTCAGGATTTTCAATGCTTGTATGTTTGACATCATAAGAGATCTGACATCCTGCTGAACAGTGACCACATGTTGCCGGAATCTGCTTGAGCTCCCATGCATTTGATTTATACATAAAGTGTGTATCAACCAGTGCACCGACCGGACAAACGGCAGCACATTCACCACAAGAGGTACAGTCAAGTACATCCGTACCGTTTGTCAGACCGATAAGTGACTTATTGAGCTTATTCCACATCGCATATGAATCTTTTGGCATCGTCTCTTTGAATTCTGCATCGATCGCATCTGCTCCACGAGGTACAGTCTTTAAAGAGTTGTCACCGATCATATCCTTACAAGCCGTCACACAACGCTCACAAACAATACAGAGACCTGGATCATAATGTAAATGTCCCCAATCATGAGAACTTCTATCTACATCCTTAATCGCATAGCTTTGGGAATCAACGCCGATATGGAGTGTATAGTTTTGAAGTTCACACTCTCCTGACTGATCACATACACCACATTGAAGCGGGTGATTTACATCATATACTTCCATGATAGCGCGACGTTCTTTTTCAATATTGTCCGTACTTGTTGTGATATTCATCCCGTCTTTTGCTTTGGCATTACAAGCATAAACCTGTTTACCATCTGCCTCGACAAGACATATACGACACGCAAGAGTTGGACTACAACGTGTTAAATAACATATAGCAGGAATGAAGATATCATTCGCACGAGCAGCATTGAGTATATACTCACCCTCTTGCGTATGAATCTCTTTTCCATCAATGTTTATGGCTATTTTACTCATTACATTACTCTCACTATTTTGGATTTAAGAAATCTATAACTACTGTAGTCAGCCCCGCTGTCAAAAGTAGGGTTGAGCGCAATCGTTCCTTTTAACTCATCATCAAGTTTAAAGACTCTCTTTTGTGTAAGACCGTTTAAACTGATCTCAATTCTGTCACCGTCACTGATCTTCGCTGCAGCAGCAAACTGTGCCGATCCGTGAAGTGCCGTATCGCGTTCAAGCTGTCTTGTCACATTTGTAAAACTGTTAAACTGCAGTACAGGGTTTGCATGATAGATGACCGTACCGTTATACTCCGGAAGTTCAGCGATCTCTTCAAGCTTGCCATCCATAGAACACTCTACGGTATCAAGCAGATAACCGCGGTTATCTTCACCGAATTCACCAAGGAAATTCTCCAACGAATCAAATTCCACTGTTTTAAAACCGGCAGTTTGCGGAAGTTTTCTTGTGTAGTCAATCGTATTTTCACTCTCAATTCCCAGTGCGTTGGCTAGGTCATTTAACTCATATCCTTCAAATGCAAGTGCTGCATTCAGAGGAAGTACACGGTTATCAATATTTACGACAGTACCTTCTTGCTGGTTGAGTGCCGGAATTTTCAGATCTGCATCTTCTAAAGCCGAGATTACATAATCACCTTTGGCATTGTAACCGACAACATTGTCTATGTTCTCATCACAATCAAGATCACAGATCAGTGAAACACCGACAGTGTTGACTTCATTTGGCACAACAAGCAGTGAAAAATCAGTATACTTTTCAATGAGTGCTGCAAGTTTTGCAATATTTGCCGCTCTTGCGTGAGCGAACATATCTGCACCCACGATAAGTACTTTGTTCTGAGATCGTGCAAATGATTTACTCATAAACGCAAGCTCATCATCACCGACATTGCTCTCAGCCTCCAGATATCCAAGGTCAAGATCATTCAAAAATGCACGCGTTGCATCATCGACATCAGCATCTTTCAGCAGTTCGTTCGCAAGCAGTGCCATAACACCCTCTTCCGTTCCAACTTCATACTTCATAAACTGTGTCGCTGTATTTTTCATTAAAGCATCTTCCATCGGATGGGCATAAACGATTTTCGCACCATTATGACGCGCTGCAGTTGTCAGTGCATAACGTACACCAGGATTGTCAGTTGCGATGCGTGAGCCTATAAGAACGACAGCATCCGCCTGTTTCACAGCTTCTAAATCAGCAGAAGCCTGCAGTTTACCGCTTACAGATGCGTACGCTTTCATAAACGCACTATAGAGTCGTGCATCTTCGTTGAAAAGCTTGATGCTAAACTTCTCTTTTATGCTGTTGAGAATATAAGCCTCTTCATTGGTGATCACCGAAGAGAAACGAATCGCTGCAGCATTTTGAATCTTATCAAGCGCTGTTGCAAATACTGTTTCATCTTTTGTCGATTGTGCATCGAAATCAAATCCGAAACGTCCTGCACCGCAGAGTGATGCAAATTCAAAATTGTTCTTCACTCTATAGATACTCGCATCTGCATTAATACCTGCGTGACGTGTTTCATACTCCAGAGTACAGCCTGCAGAACAGTGTGCACACGTAGAAGGCACACGAGAAAGTTCCCAAGCATTTGCAGTGTATTTAAAGTCTGAACTTACAAGTGCACCGACAGGACATACTGCGATACATTCACCACAGAACGTACAATCAAGTGTCTCTGAATCTTTTGGAAT
Proteins encoded in this window:
- the nuoH gene encoding NADH-quinone oxidoreductase subunit NuoH, coding for MDTAYLIETIIKVVVILLIFSALAGIGTYFERKVLAFMQRRLGPMNVGPYGLLQVAADGIKLFTKEDIIPSNVVGPIFKIAPAITAATAFMASAAIPFLPPFEIFGYEVHPIVADVNIGILYILGMMAVGLYGPLLGGMASANKFSLISAARTAAVFISYEVVTGLALLAPIMMVGSLSLIDFNNYQAGGISHWIIWSQPVAFVLFWIAAFAETGRTPFHLIANDHEIIDGFGTEYSGMRWGLFFIGEYANMFFISFVIPLIFLGGYGDGTLLGALGLLGKMAFFFFFFLWTRAAWPDVRPDQLMWLCWKVLMPLAVINVVITGFVMMF
- a CDS encoding NADH-quinone oxidoreductase subunit G, encoding MSKIAINIDGKEIHTQEGEYILNAARANDIFIPAICYLTRCSPTLACRICLVEADGKQVYACNAKAKDGMNITTSTDNIEKERRAIMEVYDVNHPLQCGVCDQSGECELQNYTLHIGVDSQSYAIKDVDRSSHDWGHLHYDPGLCIVCERCVTACKDMIGDNSLKTVPRGADAIDAEFKETMPKDSYAMWNKLNKSLIGLTNGTDVLDCTSCGECAAVCPVGALVDTHFMYKSNAWELKQIPATCGHCSAGCQISYDVKHTSIENPEDKIYRVMNEWNYVSLCGAGRYGFDYQNADAVRDENAFNAAIEAFKKADTIAFTSTITNEEALLLQKMKEKFGYKLVNPEAKAFQTFLNDYSEISGTKLYSSDLERVHTTNFIVSIGSALKSDNPNARYALNNSLTVSKGAGLYFHPVKDPIIEGLGKSIMTVQHAPLQEETALYLLLDLFGDKEKLPADIVSYLAGFHSSKTIEIEEVVKEKVVEIVKEIKVNEETGEEEEVEIEKSKMVSTKVKKEIVVDDNKLLEILGADDKFMETLEKNLKKKETFALMVGPDLYTHPNSKNLARLVALVEKYTAFELVMIPTLTNTLGVSLICELDDEKGSYTVGYNTDGDFVLSGLGDGDLDMPAINQQEGTLTSVNKRVNPTNAAIGYNGYELNDIANALGFEAENVIDYTVELPTAVGFKAEEFDNLPNHYENDGTEMRGYVLENVAVETSGDESVDKFRDDKLEGSIIYLANPVRQFTPFTYKTTELDEVSGIYMSEEFLSNSDFNEGDTVKITTANGELSANVVSDNKIEGSIVVLPTFDKNLNSEALFSGYRFNSASIEKV
- a CDS encoding NADH-quinone oxidoreductase subunit G — encoded protein: MEKMINFTIDGKNVTAAKGETILQAARKNGVYIPTMCYISKTSPCASCRICSVEVEGVDGFILSCNTPPTEGINVTTNSHELERERQNIMKLYDVNHPLECGVCDKSGECDLQNMTLEFGVAHQEFSAKDQLRTVKDWGLINYDPALCIMCEKCVHVCNEVIGDDAIEVKFGGYSSTIIPKDSETLDCTFCGECIAVCPVGALVSSDFKYTANAWELSRVPSTCAHCSAGCTLEYETRHAGINADASIYRVKNNFEFASLCGAGRFGFDFDAQSTKDETVFATALDKIQNAAAIRFSSVITNEEAYILNSIKEKFSIKLFNEDARLYSAFMKAYASVSGKLQASADLEAVKQADAVVLIGSRIATDNPGVRYALTTAARHNGAKIVYAHPMEDALMKNTATQFMKYEVGTEEGVMALLANELLKDADVDDATRAFLNDLDLGYLEAESNVGDDELAFMSKSFARSQNKVLIVGADMFAHARAANIAKLAALIEKYTDFSLLVVPNEVNTVGVSLICDLDCDENIDNVVGYNAKGDYVISALEDADLKIPALNQQEGTVVNIDNRVLPLNAALAFEGYELNDLANALGIESENTIDYTRKLPQTAGFKTVEFDSLENFLGEFGEDNRGYLLDTVECSMDGKLEEIAELPEYNGTVIYHANPVLQFNSFTNVTRQLERDTALHGSAQFAAAAKISDGDRIEISLNGLTQKRVFKLDDELKGTIALNPTFDSGADYSSYRFLKSKIVRVM